One Hydrogenophaga crassostreae genomic region harbors:
- a CDS encoding CBS domain-containing protein — translation MKVSDILRVKGGTLYTCHPDDALSKAVADMADRDIGSLAVMEHGELVGMLTFRELIHTLSNNGGSVNNKSVRAVMDDHPMTCTPETALEQVRPLMLERHTRYMPVMDAKMLMGVISFYDVARAVVDSQNFENKMLKAYIRDWPEEETSDGKSGSNFP, via the coding sequence ATGAAAGTCAGCGACATTCTTCGGGTCAAAGGCGGCACGCTTTATACCTGCCATCCAGACGATGCCTTGTCCAAAGCGGTGGCCGACATGGCCGATCGCGATATCGGCTCACTTGCCGTGATGGAGCACGGCGAACTGGTGGGCATGTTGACCTTTCGCGAATTGATCCACACGCTGTCGAACAACGGTGGCAGCGTGAACAACAAATCGGTGCGCGCGGTGATGGACGACCACCCGATGACGTGTACACCCGAGACGGCACTGGAACAGGTTCGACCTCTGATGCTGGAGCGCCACACACGCTACATGCCCGTGATGGACGCCAAGATGCTGATGGGCGTGATCAGCTTTTACGACGTGGCCCGCGCCGTGGTTGACAGCCAGAATTTCGAGAACAAGATGCTCAAGGCCTATATTCGTGACTGGCCTGAAGAAGAAACCTCAGACGGCAAGAGTGGGTCCAACTTTCCCTGA
- a CDS encoding glutathione S-transferase, with the protein MATAVLTISSKNYGAWALRGWLMARLAKLAFEEHIISPDDPSMKAEMLLLSASMRVPSLDHDGVQVWDTLAIGEYLNEIKPKAGLLPADRIARAHCRAICGEMHSGFSSLRASLPMNIKAHFPGFKVWSRAQVDIERIEAIWGECLASYGGPFLFGTTPCMADAMFAPVVTRFITYDVPLDPACVAYCEVIMALPAMQEWVAGAEAEPDAINELEAEF; encoded by the coding sequence ATGGCCACAGCGGTATTGACGATCAGCAGCAAAAACTATGGCGCATGGGCTTTGCGAGGCTGGTTGATGGCGCGCCTGGCCAAGCTGGCGTTCGAGGAGCACATCATCTCGCCCGACGATCCCTCCATGAAAGCCGAGATGCTGTTGCTCTCGGCCTCCATGCGCGTTCCTTCGCTGGATCACGATGGCGTGCAGGTCTGGGACACGCTGGCCATCGGCGAATACCTCAACGAAATCAAACCCAAAGCCGGGCTGCTGCCGGCGGACCGCATCGCGCGGGCACATTGCCGGGCCATTTGCGGAGAGATGCACTCCGGATTTTCTTCGCTGCGGGCTTCGCTGCCCATGAACATCAAGGCGCACTTTCCGGGGTTCAAGGTCTGGTCGCGCGCCCAAGTGGACATCGAACGCATCGAAGCCATCTGGGGCGAATGCCTGGCCAGCTATGGCGGGCCGTTCTTGTTTGGTACCACGCCGTGCATGGCCGACGCGATGTTTGCCCCGGTGGTGACACGCTTCATCACCTACGACGTACCCTTGGATCCAGCCTGCGTGGCGTATTGTGAGGTGATCATGGCTTTGCCTGCCATGCAGGAGTGGGTGGCAGGCGCCGAAGCCGAGCCTGACGCGATAAACGAACTCGAAGCCGAATTCTGA
- the thrC gene encoding threonine synthase, giving the protein MQYLSTRGHPDRKRFCEILLEGLAPDGGLYLPESYPQVDAAMLAQWRAVFNEGKPGGYAALAFEVLSLYIDDIPAADLKALCDKTYTEAVYGNAAIVPLKQLDDGFYLEALSNGPTLAFKDMAMQLLGNLFEYELGRRGEELNILGATSGDTGSAAEYAMRGKKGVRVFMLSPHGRMSPFQQAQMFSLMDENIHNIAIEGVFDDCQDIVKNVSNDLAFKRSHKIGTVNSINWARLLAQVVYYFAGYFQATAKDSQKVSFTVPSGNFGNVCAGHVARQMGLPIEQLVVATNENDVLDEFFRTGVYRVRASADTHETSSPSMDISKASNFERFVFDLLGRDGARVKALFGEALSKAGRFDLGSDPAFADAAARYGFISGKSTHADRLATIKATDAEHGVVIDTHTADGVKVAREVWNRKLPMIVLETALPIKFAETIVEALGREPDRPAKFDGIEALPKRVKVMPADTALVQRYVTEHCA; this is encoded by the coding sequence ATGCAATACCTCAGCACCCGCGGCCATCCCGATCGCAAGCGCTTTTGTGAAATCCTGCTGGAGGGCCTGGCCCCCGATGGCGGTTTGTATCTGCCCGAAAGCTACCCGCAGGTGGATGCGGCCATGCTGGCCCAATGGCGCGCCGTGTTCAACGAAGGCAAACCGGGCGGTTATGCCGCGCTGGCGTTTGAGGTTTTGTCGCTCTACATCGACGACATTCCCGCCGCCGATTTGAAAGCCCTGTGCGACAAAACCTACACCGAGGCGGTGTACGGCAACGCCGCCATCGTGCCGCTCAAGCAGCTCGACGACGGCTTCTATCTGGAGGCTTTGTCCAACGGCCCCACGCTGGCGTTCAAAGACATGGCCATGCAGTTGCTGGGCAACCTGTTTGAATACGAGCTGGGCCGGCGCGGCGAAGAACTCAACATCCTGGGCGCCACCAGTGGCGACACCGGCAGCGCGGCCGAATACGCCATGCGCGGCAAAAAGGGCGTGCGCGTTTTCATGCTCAGCCCCCATGGCCGCATGAGCCCGTTTCAGCAGGCCCAAATGTTCAGCCTGATGGACGAGAACATCCACAACATCGCCATCGAAGGCGTGTTCGACGACTGTCAGGACATCGTGAAGAACGTGTCCAACGATCTGGCATTCAAGCGCAGCCACAAGATTGGCACCGTGAACTCGATCAACTGGGCCCGTTTGCTGGCTCAGGTTGTTTACTACTTTGCAGGCTACTTCCAGGCGACGGCCAAGGATTCGCAGAAGGTGAGCTTCACCGTGCCCAGCGGCAATTTCGGCAACGTCTGCGCGGGCCATGTGGCGCGCCAGATGGGCCTGCCGATCGAGCAACTGGTGGTCGCGACGAATGAAAACGATGTGCTCGATGAGTTCTTTCGCACCGGCGTTTACCGTGTGCGCGCCAGTGCCGATACGCATGAAACCTCCAGCCCTTCGATGGACATCTCCAAGGCCAGCAACTTCGAGCGCTTCGTGTTCGACCTGCTGGGCCGCGACGGCGCGCGTGTGAAAGCGCTGTTCGGCGAAGCGCTGAGCAAAGCAGGGCGTTTTGACCTGGGCAGCGACCCGGCCTTCGCCGACGCCGCAGCGCGCTACGGCTTCATCAGCGGCAAGAGCACCCACGCCGACCGCCTGGCTACCATCAAGGCCACCGATGCAGAGCATGGTGTGGTGATCGACACCCACACGGCCGATGGCGTCAAGGTGGCGCGCGAGGTCTGGAACCGCAAGCTGCCCATGATCGTGCTCGAGACCGCGCTGCCGATCAAGTTCGCCGAAACCATCGTCGAGGCGCTGGGCCGGGAACCCGATCGCCCTGCGAAGTTTGACGGCATCGAGGCCTTGCCCAAGCGGGTCAAGGTGATGCCGGCAGACACCGCCCTGGTGCAACGCTACGTGACCGAACACTGCGCCTGA
- the mobB gene encoding molybdopterin-guanine dinucleotide biosynthesis protein B, whose translation MKVVCFAGRSGVGKTTLVEQLIPALKQLGLRVSVVKHAHHALEIDHPGKDTYRHRAAGAFEVVAASPQRLVLMREFEQEAKVSVHQMIAELYEGVDWVLVEGFRHSDLLKIEVVRDAEATAVQYPDDPFVAAIASDDATRLPVPTQRDVLPLNDAAAVAQWLVDNGDRFDYDPDLYTD comes from the coding sequence ATGAAAGTGGTGTGTTTTGCGGGCCGTTCGGGTGTGGGGAAAACCACCCTGGTTGAGCAGCTGATTCCGGCGCTGAAACAGCTTGGCCTGCGCGTTTCGGTGGTGAAGCATGCCCACCACGCGCTGGAAATCGACCACCCCGGCAAAGACACCTACCGCCACAGAGCCGCAGGCGCGTTCGAGGTGGTGGCGGCCTCGCCGCAGCGCCTGGTCTTGATGCGCGAGTTTGAGCAGGAAGCCAAGGTCTCCGTGCACCAGATGATTGCCGAGCTCTACGAGGGCGTGGACTGGGTGCTGGTCGAGGGCTTTCGGCACAGCGATTTGCTCAAGATTGAAGTGGTTCGCGATGCAGAGGCAACGGCCGTTCAATACCCCGATGACCCGTTTGTGGCCGCCATCGCCAGCGATGATGCGACCCGGCTGCCAGTGCCGACCCAGCGCGATGTGCTGCCATTGAACGATGCCGCTGCTGTGGCGCAGTGGTTGGTCGACAATGGGGATCGTTTTGATTACGACCCCGATCTGTACACCGATTGA
- the moaD gene encoding molybdopterin converting factor subunit 1 yields the protein MKVNLRYFASLRETVGVGSETVDTNAATLGALRDELIARGGAHAEALGRDRVVRAALNQTMSDESAPLSEGAEVGFFPPVTGG from the coding sequence ATGAAAGTGAACCTGCGTTACTTCGCATCGCTGCGCGAAACCGTTGGCGTGGGCAGCGAAACGGTGGACACCAACGCCGCGACCTTGGGTGCTTTGCGCGATGAGTTGATCGCCCGAGGTGGCGCCCATGCCGAAGCCCTGGGCCGCGACCGCGTGGTGCGCGCGGCCTTGAACCAGACCATGAGCGATGAAAGCGCTCCGTTGAGTGAAGGCGCCGAGGTTGGTTTCTTCCCGCCCGTCACCGGAGGCTGA
- a CDS encoding polyhydroxyalkanoate depolymerase — translation MLYQAYQLQSDLMSPFRLLAQQVSQSPWNDKGEHQVLRKVTAACDVFSRMRLTHSRPAYNILSVVSEGREVPIVEENVLTLPFGSLLRFRKDDRSLPTQPPVLLVAPLSGHFATLLRETARTLLQDHDVYITDWHNARDVSLIHGGFSLDDYITYMVRFAEAIGPGVHMVAVCQPCVAALAATAIMAEDDNPAQPSSLTLMAGPVDCRVNPTGVNELAISKPIEWFEKNLISRVPFPHKGFTRRVYPGFVQLSAFMSMNPERHKQSFRNIYEHLENGRTEEAATIQNFYEEYLAVNDLPAEFYLETVEKVFQTYDLPRGVLQYQGRTVNPAAIRRTALMTVEGERDDICSVGQTVAAQDLCSSVRPYRKNHHVQPGVGHYGVFSGSRWNQQIYPRVRDMIHANMR, via the coding sequence ATGCTTTATCAGGCTTACCAACTGCAGTCCGACCTGATGTCGCCGTTTCGGCTCCTGGCACAACAGGTCAGCCAATCGCCGTGGAATGACAAAGGCGAGCACCAGGTTTTGCGCAAAGTGACCGCCGCCTGCGACGTGTTCTCGCGCATGCGCCTGACCCATTCCCGCCCGGCCTACAACATCCTGAGCGTTGTTTCGGAGGGCCGAGAAGTGCCCATCGTGGAAGAAAACGTGCTCACCCTGCCCTTCGGCAGCTTGCTGCGTTTCCGCAAAGACGATCGCTCGCTGCCCACCCAGCCGCCGGTTTTGCTGGTCGCGCCACTCTCGGGCCACTTCGCGACATTGCTGCGCGAAACCGCGCGCACCCTGCTGCAAGACCACGATGTGTACATCACAGACTGGCACAACGCCCGCGATGTGTCACTGATCCACGGCGGCTTCAGTCTCGATGACTACATCACCTACATGGTGCGTTTTGCCGAAGCCATCGGACCGGGCGTGCACATGGTTGCCGTGTGCCAGCCTTGTGTGGCCGCGCTGGCCGCCACCGCCATCATGGCCGAAGACGACAACCCGGCCCAGCCCAGCAGTCTCACGCTCATGGCCGGCCCGGTGGACTGTCGCGTCAACCCCACCGGGGTCAACGAGCTCGCCATCAGCAAGCCCATCGAATGGTTCGAGAAGAACCTGATCAGCCGCGTGCCGTTTCCACACAAAGGTTTCACGCGCCGTGTCTACCCCGGCTTCGTGCAGCTCAGCGCGTTCATGAGCATGAACCCGGAGCGCCACAAACAGTCGTTTCGCAACATCTACGAGCACCTTGAGAACGGCCGCACCGAGGAAGCGGCGACGATTCAGAACTTTTACGAGGAATACCTCGCCGTCAACGACTTGCCCGCTGAGTTCTATCTGGAGACGGTAGAGAAGGTATTTCAAACCTACGACCTGCCACGCGGCGTCTTGCAATACCAAGGGCGCACCGTGAACCCCGCGGCCATCCGCCGAACCGCGCTTATGACCGTGGAAGGCGAGCGCGACGACATCTGCTCGGTGGGTCAAACCGTTGCCGCACAAGACCTGTGCAGCAGCGTGCGCCCCTATCGAAAAAACCACCACGTGCAACCCGGGGTCGGTCATTACGGCGTGTTCAGCGGAAGCCGTTGGAACCAGCAGATCTACCCCCGCGTGCGCGACATGATCCACGCGAACATGCGCTGA
- a CDS encoding molybdenum cofactor biosynthesis protein MoaE — MNNRVSIQTEDFDVAVETAALRLVDARVGAVCSFLGTVRDRNEGDEVSTMELEHYPGMTEKSIEAMIDEAMARFDIFAARVIHRVGLLQPMDQIVFVAVTSAHRGESFQACEFLMDYLKTQAPFWKKEETPNGARWVDARVSDDAALAKWGIKAANA; from the coding sequence ATGAACAACCGCGTCAGTATTCAAACCGAAGATTTTGATGTGGCGGTCGAAACGGCTGCTTTGCGCCTGGTCGATGCGCGGGTAGGCGCAGTGTGTTCATTCCTCGGTACGGTGCGTGATCGCAACGAAGGCGATGAGGTCAGCACCATGGAGCTGGAACACTACCCCGGCATGACCGAAAAAAGCATCGAAGCCATGATCGACGAAGCCATGGCGCGCTTCGACATCTTTGCCGCCCGCGTGATTCACCGCGTGGGCCTGCTGCAGCCCATGGACCAGATCGTGTTCGTGGCCGTGACCTCGGCGCACCGGGGCGAGAGCTTCCAGGCCTGCGAGTTCCTGATGGACTACCTCAAGACCCAGGCGCCGTTCTGGAAGAAGGAAGAGACACCGAATGGCGCCCGATGGGTGGACGCCCGCGTGAGCGACGACGCGGCCCTGGCCAAATGGGGCATCAAGGCGGCCAACGCCTGA
- a CDS encoding cupin domain-containing protein, which produces MSEFAPTDFSLVKPADTAFKPGGLRDFFLYRDLGIAEATHGKVIAHLVKANSPPDSGTGWHRHEADFQIVIMTKGWAKFMYEDQVTLVEAGDVVQQRPGIRHFLFDYSPDMEYLEIVSPADFKTVDVEAPACVVPEPTPWK; this is translated from the coding sequence ATGTCGGAATTCGCCCCCACCGATTTTTCCCTCGTGAAACCCGCGGACACCGCCTTCAAACCCGGTGGTTTGCGCGATTTTTTCCTCTACCGTGACCTGGGAATCGCTGAAGCCACCCATGGCAAGGTCATTGCCCATCTGGTCAAAGCCAACTCTCCACCAGACAGCGGCACCGGCTGGCACCGCCACGAAGCCGATTTTCAGATTGTGATCATGACCAAAGGGTGGGCCAAGTTCATGTACGAAGACCAGGTCACCTTGGTCGAGGCCGGCGATGTTGTCCAGCAGCGCCCAGGCATTCGCCACTTTCTCTTCGACTATTCGCCCGACATGGAGTACCTCGAAATCGTCTCACCGGCCGACTTCAAGACCGTCGACGTTGAAGCCCCCGCCTGTGTTGTTCCCGAGCCAACGCCCTGGAAATAA
- a CDS encoding ABC transporter substrate-binding protein → MQRRHFLASATALTLPTAFGTSFAQAPTTPPGNALIIGCSAALTGPLGDLGKGIQRGVNAAFAEVNEKGGINGRPLFYSLIDDAYKAESSVDNVKQLLSNSKVMALMGCMGTPNNTAFTPLIEASDIVHLGPLTGAASLRKPSIKNVFHVRASYTDEVKRLVDNLVSMNLRDLTIAYLDNGFGKELLQVSLDALSEKGIKALAQVAVATDGKNVDSAVSEILASKPSALLLFTAGNVSGVLTAAARKVSPGLPIAGLSVTYTAASITQLGDTASGIALTMILPDAMSAKHVIVRRYQKAMRALDQTEFDPGSLEGYVNAQLMIEALTKAGANPSRSKIRDAIGDIRNLDLGGFRVDFSSPSTHVGSNYVNLGVLSRNGRFIG, encoded by the coding sequence ATGCAACGCCGACACTTTCTTGCAAGCGCGACTGCGCTGACCCTTCCCACCGCTTTCGGAACAAGCTTCGCCCAAGCACCCACCACCCCTCCAGGCAATGCCTTGATCATCGGGTGTTCGGCGGCCCTGACCGGCCCGCTGGGAGACCTTGGGAAAGGCATTCAGCGCGGCGTGAATGCCGCCTTTGCCGAAGTCAACGAGAAGGGTGGCATCAATGGTCGACCGCTGTTTTATTCCCTGATCGATGACGCCTACAAAGCGGAAAGCAGCGTCGACAACGTCAAACAGTTGCTGTCCAACAGCAAGGTGATGGCACTCATGGGTTGTATGGGAACCCCCAACAACACCGCCTTCACGCCATTGATCGAAGCCAGTGACATCGTGCACCTGGGGCCACTGACCGGAGCGGCCAGCCTGCGCAAGCCCTCCATCAAGAACGTCTTTCACGTGCGGGCGAGCTACACCGACGAAGTCAAGCGCCTGGTCGACAACCTGGTGTCCATGAACCTGCGCGATCTGACCATTGCCTACCTGGACAACGGCTTCGGCAAAGAACTGCTGCAGGTCAGCCTGGACGCTCTGTCCGAAAAAGGCATCAAGGCATTGGCCCAGGTGGCTGTGGCCACCGATGGCAAGAACGTTGACAGCGCAGTGAGCGAAATTCTGGCCTCCAAACCATCGGCCCTGCTGCTCTTCACGGCGGGTAACGTGTCGGGCGTTCTGACCGCCGCGGCCCGCAAGGTATCGCCAGGACTGCCCATCGCAGGTTTGAGCGTCACATACACCGCGGCAAGCATCACACAACTGGGTGATACCGCTTCCGGGATTGCCCTCACGATGATCTTGCCCGACGCGATGTCTGCCAAACACGTCATCGTTCGCCGCTACCAAAAAGCCATGCGGGCGCTGGATCAGACCGAATTCGATCCCGGCAGCCTGGAAGGTTATGTCAATGCGCAACTGATGATCGAAGCCCTGACCAAAGCGGGCGCCAACCCCAGCCGAAGCAAGATCCGCGACGCCATTGGAGACATCCGCAACCTGGATCTCGGCGGATTCCGGGTGGACTTTTCGTCCCCTTCGACCCACGTCGGTTCCAACTATGTGAACCTGGGCGTCCTGTCCCGAAACGGTCGTTTCATCGGTTGA
- a CDS encoding molybdopterin molybdotransferase MoeA, producing MTSPASPSTPAPVRRPLMPLDEARATLLSHALPDAAAESIPTFEADGRVLAENLVSALQVPPQDNSSMDGYAVRVADVKEARVVLPVSQRIAAGHAAGPLRPGTCARIFTGATMPEGADAVVMQEDTRDVGGDMHAVHVDAVPVLGQWVRRSGEDVTRGATVLARGQRLSPAGLGLAASLGLAKLSVFARPKVALFSTGDELVMPGDVAPADMKPGAIYNSNRFFLRAMLQRLGCEVSDLGIVPDSREKTLAALKSAADHHDLILTSGGVSVGEEDHVKPAVQQLGSLDLWQIAMKPGKPFAYGTVRRDAGAGDAASSACHFIGLPGNPVSSFVTFVLLVRPFLLKLQGAEAAMPQPVMLPAHFVVPRADKRREFLRVRRNANGGLDLFPNQSSGVLTSAVWGDGLVDNPAGRTIAHGDLLPFISFSELLA from the coding sequence ATGACTTCACCTGCTTCCCCTTCGACGCCTGCGCCCGTTCGCCGCCCTCTGATGCCGCTTGACGAGGCGCGCGCCACCTTGCTGTCGCATGCGTTGCCGGATGCGGCGGCCGAGTCGATTCCCACTTTCGAGGCCGATGGGCGGGTGCTGGCCGAAAACCTGGTGTCGGCCTTGCAGGTGCCGCCGCAAGACAACTCTTCGATGGACGGCTATGCCGTGCGCGTGGCCGATGTGAAAGAGGCCAGGGTGGTTCTGCCCGTTTCGCAGCGCATCGCGGCGGGCCATGCGGCCGGGCCTTTGCGCCCTGGCACCTGCGCGCGCATCTTCACTGGCGCAACCATGCCCGAGGGCGCAGACGCGGTGGTGATGCAGGAAGACACGCGCGATGTAGGCGGCGACATGCATGCGGTGCACGTCGATGCTGTTCCCGTTCTCGGTCAGTGGGTGCGCCGCAGTGGAGAAGACGTGACCCGTGGCGCCACGGTGCTGGCTCGCGGGCAACGTTTGTCGCCTGCCGGGCTGGGGCTGGCTGCCAGCCTGGGGTTGGCAAAACTTTCGGTGTTTGCGCGTCCCAAGGTGGCTCTGTTTTCGACTGGCGACGAATTGGTGATGCCTGGCGATGTGGCCCCGGCCGACATGAAGCCCGGCGCCATCTACAACTCCAACCGGTTTTTCCTGCGCGCGATGTTGCAGCGCCTGGGCTGTGAAGTGAGCGATCTGGGCATCGTGCCCGACAGCCGCGAGAAAACCCTGGCCGCATTGAAATCGGCCGCCGATCACCATGATCTGATCTTGACCAGCGGTGGCGTCTCGGTCGGTGAAGAAGACCACGTCAAACCCGCCGTTCAGCAATTGGGCAGCCTCGACCTGTGGCAAATCGCGATGAAGCCGGGCAAGCCGTTTGCCTACGGCACCGTTCGGCGCGATGCGGGCGCGGGCGATGCTGCGAGCAGCGCCTGCCATTTCATTGGCTTGCCGGGCAACCCGGTGTCGAGCTTCGTGACCTTTGTGTTGCTGGTGCGCCCGTTCCTGCTCAAGCTGCAAGGCGCTGAAGCGGCCATGCCCCAGCCGGTGATGTTGCCGGCCCATTTTGTGGTGCCGCGCGCCGACAAGCGCCGCGAGTTTCTGCGCGTGCGCCGCAACGCCAATGGCGGGCTCGATCTGTTTCCCAACCAGAGTTCGGGTGTGTTGACCTCTGCCGTGTGGGGCGATGGCCTGGTGGACAACCCGGCCGGGCGAACCATCGCCCATGGCGATTTGCTGCCTTTCATTTCTTTTTCGGAGCTGTTGGCATGA
- the aroC gene encoding chorismate synthase produces MSGNTFGTLFAVTNFGESHGPAIGCVIDGCPPGMALSEADIQADLDRRRPGTSKFVTQRNEPDAVEILSGVYEGKTTGTPIALLIRNTDQRSKDYGNILQTFRPGHADYTYWQKFGIRDPRGGGRSSARLTAPTVAAGAVAKKWLKAKFGTTFHACMAQIGDVVIPFESWEHVPNNPFFAPVADVSALETFMNELRKSGDSCGARLRVVAQNMPVGLGQPLYDKLDADIAYAMMGLNAVKGVEIGAGFASVSDRGSTHGDSLTPGGFQGNKSGGVLGGISTGQDLDVSIAIKPTSSILIPRDSIDVSGAPTEVITKGRHDPCVGIRAAPIMEALLALVVMDHALLHRAQCGDVHVDTPDIAAANRA; encoded by the coding sequence ATGAGCGGCAACACCTTCGGCACCCTATTTGCAGTCACCAACTTCGGTGAATCCCACGGCCCGGCCATTGGCTGCGTGATCGACGGCTGCCCGCCCGGCATGGCCCTGAGCGAGGCCGACATCCAGGCCGACCTCGATCGCCGCCGCCCCGGCACCAGCAAGTTCGTCACCCAGCGCAATGAGCCCGATGCGGTGGAAATCCTGTCGGGCGTTTACGAAGGCAAGACCACCGGTACGCCGATTGCCCTGCTGATCCGCAACACCGACCAGCGCAGCAAGGACTACGGCAACATCCTGCAGACCTTCCGCCCGGGCCATGCCGACTACACCTACTGGCAAAAATTCGGCATCCGCGACCCGCGTGGCGGTGGCCGTTCTTCGGCCCGCTTGACCGCGCCCACCGTGGCCGCCGGCGCCGTGGCCAAGAAGTGGTTGAAGGCGAAATTCGGCACCACGTTTCACGCCTGCATGGCGCAGATCGGCGATGTGGTGATTCCCTTCGAGAGCTGGGAACATGTGCCCAACAACCCGTTTTTCGCGCCGGTGGCCGATGTGTCGGCGCTGGAAACGTTCATGAACGAGCTGCGCAAAAGCGGCGATTCTTGCGGCGCGCGCCTGCGCGTGGTCGCCCAAAACATGCCGGTGGGCCTGGGCCAGCCGCTCTACGACAAGCTCGATGCCGATATCGCCTACGCCATGATGGGCCTGAACGCCGTCAAGGGCGTGGAGATCGGCGCCGGTTTCGCCAGCGTGAGCGACAGGGGCAGTACCCATGGCGATTCGTTGACGCCTGGCGGCTTCCAGGGCAACAAATCGGGCGGCGTGCTCGGCGGTATCAGCACCGGGCAAGACCTGGATGTGTCTATCGCCATCAAGCCCACCAGCTCCATCCTGATCCCGCGCGACTCGATCGACGTGAGTGGAGCGCCCACCGAAGTCATCACCAAAGGCCGCCACGACCCCTGCGTGGGCATTCGGGCCGCACCCATCATGGAAGCGCTGCTGGCGCTGGTGGTGATGGACCACGCACTGCTGCACCGCGCGCAATGTGGTGATGTGCACGTGGACACACCCGATATCGCTGCGGCCAACCGCGCCTGA